A stretch of Anaerobiospirillum thomasii DNA encodes these proteins:
- the sucC gene encoding ADP-forming succinate--CoA ligase subunit beta, with protein sequence MNLHEYQSKEMLKSYGLPVPEFIVSKNALGIGKAAYELSPGPFVCKCQVHAGARGKAGGVAVVDTPAQAEAFAAKWLGNRLVTAQTDSLGKPVSRILIERATDAVRELYLGATIDRSNATLTIMASECGGMSIEELAASNPEKILKTPIDMLTGPQPFQGREMAYRLGLKGKQVNEFTKIFVGIARMFIEKDLSLIEINPLAVSKEGSLLCLDAKINVDSYALYRHSDLVELDDPSQEDSRIARAVASGFSYVPLDGNIGCMVNGAGLAMGTMDIIKNSGGSPANFLDVGGTATRERVMEAFKIILEDENVKCILVNIFGGIVRCDLIAQGIEGAVKEVDTKVPVVVRLEGNHATDGSDILRASGLNITTASTLREAAQLAVKLAAGV encoded by the coding sequence ATGAATTTACATGAATATCAGTCCAAGGAAATGCTAAAAAGCTATGGCTTACCTGTACCTGAGTTTATTGTCAGCAAAAACGCATTAGGTATTGGCAAGGCTGCCTATGAACTCTCACCAGGCCCATTTGTCTGTAAGTGTCAGGTGCACGCCGGTGCCAGAGGCAAGGCAGGCGGTGTGGCTGTGGTAGATACCCCGGCTCAGGCTGAGGCCTTTGCCGCTAAGTGGCTTGGTAACAGACTTGTTACAGCTCAGACTGACTCACTTGGCAAGCCTGTATCGCGTATTTTAATTGAAAGAGCAACAGATGCCGTACGTGAGCTGTATCTTGGTGCCACTATTGACAGAAGTAATGCCACCCTGACCATTATGGCCTCAGAGTGCGGCGGTATGTCAATTGAGGAGCTGGCAGCGAGCAATCCTGAAAAAATTTTAAAGACCCCTATTGATATGCTCACAGGTCCACAGCCTTTTCAGGGCCGTGAGATGGCCTACAGACTTGGTCTTAAGGGTAAGCAGGTCAACGAGTTCACCAAGATTTTTGTGGGCATTGCCAGAATGTTTATTGAAAAGGATCTGTCATTAATTGAAATTAATCCTTTGGCAGTAAGCAAAGAGGGCTCGCTTTTATGCCTTGATGCCAAGATCAATGTAGATTCATATGCTCTGTATCGTCACAGCGATCTTGTAGAGCTTGACGACCCTTCACAGGAGGACAGTCGTATTGCAAGAGCAGTGGCCTCAGGCTTCTCCTATGTGCCTTTAGATGGCAATATTGGCTGTATGGTAAACGGTGCCGGACTGGCCATGGGTACTATGGATATTATTAAAAACTCAGGTGGTTCACCTGCAAACTTTCTTGATGTAGGCGGCACAGCCACCCGTGAGAGAGTTATGGAGGCCTTTAAGATTATTCTTGAGGATGAGAACGTTAAGTGTATTTTAGTCAATATCTTCGGTGGTATTGTAAGATGCGATCTTATAGCTCAGGGTATTGAAGGTGCTGTCAAGGAGGTTGATACTAAGGTGCCTGTAGTGGTACGTCTTGAGGGTAACCATGCCACAGATGGCTCAGATATTCTGCGTGCCTCAGGTCTTAACATCACCACAGCCTCAACCTTAAGGGAAGCTGCACAGCTTGCAGTCAAATTAGCCGCCGGAGTTTAA
- a CDS encoding SurA N-terminal domain-containing protein translates to MLSDTLRAGAESRVFKIILFLIILSFIFTGVGGYLIPRLNTDPVTVGEYKISAQEWNNQYNQQAQMLQRNYGAQAVSMLENPQYVKELKTQILENLIDNVAFNAAVYDANVRIGDNQVKDVIRSNPAFIKDGKFNNDLYIATVRNMGITPEYYGEQMRVSLMSTSVSEPLMRLASIPFDYEVKALSDVVSKVRYVDLYSIDKRDLTKSIKPSDDEVMAYYKDNSDKFKSPAVSKFNYIVLDMAKLMNEVVVNDEKLDEYFNMHHDDFKVAQRRGVYHLAVAKGSEAQSKIDAIKADLKAGTSFVDVADKYGINKDNIDLGLISRGSVAPNLEEAVFAIDGVGGVSDAIVDDFGTHFVGVYKIEEEHTPSLSEVKSEVRTAYINEEARKLFNEKSQTLADMSFENPDSLDATAKALNLEIMDSGDFSYGDSKAVWPLNTKAMQEAAFNEENINSHMNSSPVNISDSVVAVINIYDYKASALKSFDEVKDEAYALTVDSQSVKKAEQLLQDYAKSIAAGSAKDPEGIEIKSSKNIALPRGDNAYDPEFGMAVYAIENAKNAYTIATNKGVPTLAVLLEEKADPNFDATMYNSALSVQMMQLNSQMGATMLRQGARELNEIVYNQEAIDLVLKTDEME, encoded by the coding sequence ATGTTAAGTGATACATTGCGAGCCGGTGCAGAGAGCAGGGTTTTTAAAATAATTTTATTTTTAATTATTCTGTCCTTTATCTTCACAGGCGTCGGTGGTTATCTGATTCCTCGTTTAAATACAGATCCTGTAACTGTAGGTGAGTATAAAATTTCAGCACAAGAGTGGAACAATCAGTATAATCAGCAGGCTCAGATGCTGCAGAGAAATTATGGTGCTCAGGCTGTAAGCATGCTTGAAAACCCGCAGTATGTCAAAGAGCTTAAAACTCAGATCCTTGAGAATCTTATTGATAATGTTGCCTTTAATGCTGCAGTTTATGACGCAAATGTCAGAATAGGCGACAATCAGGTCAAGGATGTTATAAGATCAAATCCCGCCTTTATCAAAGATGGCAAGTTCAACAATGATCTGTATATTGCCACAGTGCGCAATATGGGCATTACTCCTGAGTACTATGGCGAGCAGATGCGCGTCAGCCTTATGAGCACATCAGTATCAGAGCCACTGATGCGTCTTGCCTCCATTCCTTTTGATTATGAAGTCAAAGCTTTGTCTGATGTTGTCTCAAAGGTCAGATATGTAGATCTTTACAGCATTGATAAAAGAGATCTGACAAAGTCTATCAAACCAAGTGATGATGAGGTCATGGCCTATTACAAGGACAACAGTGACAAATTCAAAAGTCCTGCTGTATCAAAATTCAACTATATTGTTTTAGATATGGCCAAGCTTATGAATGAAGTTGTCGTTAATGATGAGAAGCTTGATGAGTACTTTAACATGCATCATGATGACTTTAAGGTAGCTCAAAGGCGCGGTGTCTATCATTTAGCTGTTGCCAAAGGCTCAGAGGCTCAGAGCAAGATTGATGCTATCAAGGCTGATTTAAAAGCAGGTACTAGCTTTGTAGATGTTGCAGACAAATACGGCATTAACAAAGACAATATAGATCTTGGTTTGATCTCTCGCGGCAGTGTAGCACCAAATCTTGAGGAGGCTGTATTTGCTATTGATGGAGTAGGTGGCGTATCAGATGCCATAGTCGATGATTTTGGCACTCACTTTGTAGGGGTCTACAAAATAGAGGAGGAGCATACTCCATCTTTAAGTGAGGTTAAGAGTGAAGTACGCACTGCATATATCAATGAAGAGGCCAGAAAACTCTTTAATGAAAAATCTCAGACTTTAGCCGATATGTCATTTGAAAATCCAGATTCTCTTGATGCTACAGCCAAGGCTTTGAATTTAGAGATCATGGATTCTGGCGATTTTAGCTATGGCGACAGTAAGGCTGTATGGCCTCTTAACACCAAAGCCATGCAGGAGGCAGCCTTTAATGAGGAGAATATCAACTCTCATATGAACTCATCACCAGTCAATATCTCTGACAGTGTGGTAGCTGTAATTAATATCTATGATTACAAGGCAAGCGCCCTCAAGTCATTTGATGAGGTCAAAGATGAGGCCTATGCTTTAACCGTTGACTCTCAAAGTGTCAAAAAGGCCGAGCAACTGCTGCAAGATTATGCCAAATCCATAGCTGCAGGCTCTGCTAAAGACCCTGAAGGTATTGAGATTAAGAGCTCAAAGAATATAGCACTGCCACGTGGTGATAATGCCTATGATCCTGAGTTTGGAATGGCTGTATATGCCATTGAAAATGCTAAAAATGCCTATACTATAGCCACCAACAAGGGGGTGCCTACACTTGCTGTACTGCTTGAGGAAAAGGCTGATCCTAATTTTGATGCCACTATGTACAATAGTGCTCTTAGCGTGCAGATGATGCAGTTAAACTCACAGATGGGTGCTACCATGCTACGTCAGGGAGCAAGAGAGCTCAATGAAATTGTCTACAATCAGGAGGCAATTGATTTAGTGCTTAAAACTGATGAGATGGAATAA
- a CDS encoding HU family DNA-binding protein: protein MNKSQLVEQISKKSKLSLKDSQAALNAFIDVVGETLGKGESITLVGFGSFVVRSRNARVGINPRTREEVNIPASKLPAFKAGKPLKDIVNG, encoded by the coding sequence GTGAATAAAAGTCAATTAGTAGAACAGATATCAAAGAAGTCCAAATTATCCTTAAAGGACTCTCAGGCAGCACTCAATGCCTTTATTGATGTCGTAGGTGAGACCCTTGGTAAAGGTGAGTCTATCACTTTAGTAGGTTTTGGTAGCTTTGTTGTCCGTAGTCGCAATGCCCGTGTAGGTATTAACCCTCGCACCAGAGAAGAGGTTAACATCCCGGCATCTAAACTGCCAGCTTTCAAGGCAGGCAAGCCTTTAAAGGATATAGTAAACGGCTGA